A window of the Haloarcula litorea genome harbors these coding sequences:
- a CDS encoding dihydrolipoyl dehydrogenase family protein: MTHVVIIGAYGSAGAAVAGELVDEDGIELTLIDDGEPGGGLCILRGCMPSKEVLSAGAHRFQARHDHRLVGDVPDVDLEAVVAQKDDHTLGWAGHRRDSIHEMAERDDVEFVHDTAEFVDDHTVRAGGEEFAADYVVVATGSSVNVPDLPGIDEVDYMTSAEVLDATEFPDSGIVMGFGYIGMELVPYLAEAGGMELTVIEHDDRPIDEADPAFGDEALDIYENNWDVTIPTNCRERRLERTDDGGVRLFVEFDDGREATYEADQLFLFTGRRPTVEGLGLDRAGISHEGDWVRDTMQTEDADHVYAVGDVNGKEPILHVAKEQGFTAAENILRQEAGGTPQAYENVHHHVIFSGLGVYPFARVGHNEETAREAGYDVVTARRQASDDGVFKSKDVPEGLAKLVVDADDGTVLGWQGLHYHADSFAKTMQIVVEMGLDVRDLPDRAYHPTLPENLDGLIRDCVAELDE, from the coding sequence ATGACCCACGTCGTCATCATCGGTGCGTACGGGAGCGCCGGCGCGGCCGTCGCCGGCGAACTCGTCGACGAGGACGGGATCGAACTGACGCTCATCGACGACGGCGAGCCCGGCGGCGGCCTCTGTATCCTCAGAGGCTGTATGCCCTCGAAGGAGGTGCTGTCGGCCGGTGCCCACAGGTTCCAGGCTCGCCACGACCACCGGCTGGTCGGGGACGTCCCGGACGTCGACCTGGAGGCCGTCGTCGCACAGAAAGACGACCACACGCTGGGCTGGGCCGGTCACCGCCGGGACTCGATCCACGAGATGGCCGAACGGGACGACGTCGAGTTCGTCCACGACACCGCCGAGTTCGTCGACGACCACACCGTCCGGGCCGGCGGCGAGGAGTTCGCGGCCGACTACGTCGTCGTCGCCACCGGCTCGTCGGTCAACGTCCCCGACCTGCCCGGCATCGACGAGGTGGACTATATGACCAGCGCCGAGGTGCTCGACGCCACCGAGTTCCCCGACTCGGGCATCGTGATGGGCTTTGGCTACATCGGGATGGAGCTGGTCCCGTACCTCGCGGAGGCCGGCGGGATGGAACTCACGGTGATCGAACACGATGACCGGCCCATCGACGAGGCCGACCCCGCCTTCGGGGACGAGGCGCTGGACATCTACGAGAACAACTGGGACGTGACGATCCCGACCAACTGCCGGGAGCGGCGGCTCGAACGGACCGACGACGGCGGCGTCCGGCTGTTCGTCGAGTTCGACGACGGCCGCGAGGCGACCTACGAGGCCGACCAGCTGTTCCTCTTCACCGGCCGCCGGCCCACCGTCGAGGGCCTCGGACTCGACCGGGCCGGAATCTCCCACGAGGGCGACTGGGTCCGCGACACGATGCAGACGGAGGACGCCGACCACGTCTACGCGGTCGGCGACGTCAACGGCAAAGAGCCGATCCTCCACGTCGCCAAGGAGCAGGGGTTCACCGCCGCGGAGAACATCCTCCGGCAGGAGGCCGGCGGCACCCCGCAGGCCTACGAGAACGTCCACCACCACGTCATCTTCTCGGGGCTGGGGGTCTACCCCTTCGCCCGCGTCGGCCACAACGAGGAGACGGCCCGCGAGGCCGGCTACGACGTGGTGACCGCCCGGCGGCAGGCCAGCGACGACGGCGTCTTCAAGTCCAAGGACGTCCCCGAGGGACTGGCGAAACTCGTCGTCGACGCCGACGACGGGACGGTGCTGGGCTGGCAGGGCCTGCACTACCACGCCGACAGCTTCGCCAAGACGATGCAGATCGTCGTCGAGATGGGCCTAGACGTCCGTGACCTCCCCGACCGGGCCTACCACCCGACGCTGCCGGAGAACCTCGACGGGCTCATCCGGGACTGCGTGGCCGAGCTGGACGAGTAA
- a CDS encoding efflux RND transporter permease subunit, whose translation MDHQRYIDWIDDRIVGDSRKVILAFVVVTLVFSGGLGNISTNAGTSQFTTGLPAEEAFEQVNTEFSPAFSPDTGNTQLIQEGNNVLSKDAMLRMLRAQDRLEEHQDLRVTGTSSAASIVARQLDPTATTTDAQIRTLESATESEVDAAVRRAAANGQFQTLVSEDFNRGSASASATLGLVTHEIPAGISSGSGQGGSSPLTAIQQQAQFTVQSAGHGTIVVFGSGILAAEFSNVVFDSLILTVPAAIIFILFFLAVAYRDLADMLLGLAALFMAIVWTFGFMGLAGIAFSQMLIAIPPLLLAVGIDFGIHAVNRYREEKATGTDVDRSMRITTDQLLVAFFIVTGTTVIGFAANLTSSLGPIQDFGYIASIGIVFTFLIFGIFLPAAKVELDRLRERFPIPTISDRPLGSEGSALGGVLRGGVVVADRLPVVFLLAVLVLTAGASVYATGVSTSFSQEDFLPPEDNPDWIENLPEPFAPSDYTVTERTNFLEEKFSSTQSGRATIYVEGPMRQDSALEQIYRAGDDPPDTFVRENGRAESTSIVTVVQSRAERDPEFRRLVERNDADGNGVPDDNLGEIYDYLLSSSSRSQALNYISEDYRSTRVVYTVESGADNGEVTADARDVADRFRYDAVATGSIVVFQAVSDVIFESAVQSLAIALAGTLVFLVFIYYVLEGRPSLGVANIVPVVVTVALLAGTMRLLSIPFNAITATMLAITIGLGVDYSVHVTHRFADETHEYPLMTALDRTVRGTGGALLGSMLTTAFGIGVLALAVFPAIGQFGILTAMSIVYAFLTSLLVLPSVLVVWDRVANRPLSVRGLLGMDQPRPGRPADTDD comes from the coding sequence ATGGACCACCAGCGGTACATCGACTGGATCGACGACCGCATCGTCGGGGACTCCCGGAAGGTGATCCTCGCGTTCGTCGTCGTGACGCTGGTGTTCAGCGGCGGGCTGGGCAACATCTCGACGAACGCCGGCACCTCCCAGTTCACGACCGGCCTACCGGCCGAGGAGGCCTTCGAGCAGGTCAACACGGAGTTCTCGCCGGCGTTCTCGCCGGACACCGGCAACACCCAGCTCATCCAAGAGGGCAACAACGTCCTCTCGAAGGACGCGATGCTCCGGATGTTGCGCGCCCAGGACCGCCTCGAAGAGCACCAGGACCTGCGGGTGACCGGCACGTCCAGTGCGGCCAGTATCGTCGCCCGACAGCTCGATCCGACGGCGACCACGACCGACGCACAGATCCGCACGCTCGAATCCGCGACCGAGAGCGAGGTCGACGCCGCCGTCCGGCGGGCCGCCGCAAACGGCCAGTTCCAGACGCTGGTCAGCGAGGACTTCAACCGCGGGTCGGCCTCCGCGTCGGCGACGCTCGGGCTCGTCACCCACGAGATCCCCGCTGGCATCTCCAGCGGCTCCGGCCAGGGCGGCTCCAGCCCGCTGACGGCGATCCAGCAGCAGGCGCAGTTCACCGTCCAGTCGGCCGGCCACGGCACCATCGTCGTGTTCGGCTCGGGCATCCTCGCGGCGGAGTTCTCGAACGTCGTCTTCGACTCGCTGATCCTGACCGTGCCCGCCGCGATCATCTTCATCCTCTTCTTCCTCGCCGTCGCGTATCGGGACCTGGCGGACATGCTGCTTGGGCTGGCCGCCCTGTTCATGGCGATCGTCTGGACGTTCGGGTTCATGGGACTGGCCGGGATCGCCTTCTCGCAGATGCTCATCGCCATCCCGCCGCTGTTGCTGGCGGTGGGGATCGACTTCGGCATCCACGCGGTCAACCGGTACCGCGAGGAGAAGGCGACCGGGACCGACGTCGACCGCTCGATGCGCATCACGACCGACCAGCTCCTGGTGGCCTTCTTCATCGTCACCGGGACGACGGTCATCGGGTTCGCCGCCAACCTGACGAGTTCGCTGGGACCGATCCAGGACTTCGGGTACATCGCCTCCATCGGCATCGTCTTCACCTTCCTCATCTTCGGGATCTTCCTGCCGGCGGCGAAGGTGGAGCTGGACCGGCTCCGCGAGCGGTTCCCCATCCCGACGATCAGCGACCGGCCGCTCGGATCGGAGGGGTCCGCGCTGGGCGGGGTCCTCCGCGGCGGCGTCGTCGTCGCGGATCGCCTGCCCGTCGTCTTCCTGCTCGCGGTCCTGGTCCTCACGGCTGGTGCGAGCGTCTACGCGACGGGCGTCTCCACCTCCTTCTCCCAGGAGGACTTCCTCCCGCCGGAGGACAACCCCGACTGGATCGAGAACCTCCCGGAGCCGTTCGCCCCCAGCGACTACACCGTCACCGAGCGGACGAACTTCCTGGAGGAGAAGTTCTCCTCGACCCAGAGCGGGCGGGCGACCATCTACGTCGAGGGACCGATGCGGCAGGACTCGGCGCTGGAACAGATCTACCGGGCCGGCGACGACCCGCCGGACACGTTCGTCCGCGAGAACGGGCGCGCGGAGTCCACCTCTATCGTCACGGTCGTCCAGAGCCGGGCCGAGCGCGACCCCGAGTTCCGCCGGCTCGTCGAGCGCAACGACGCCGACGGCAACGGCGTTCCCGACGACAACCTCGGGGAGATCTACGACTACCTGCTCTCCTCGTCGTCGCGGTCGCAGGCGCTGAACTACATCAGCGAGGACTACCGCAGCACGCGGGTCGTCTACACCGTCGAGTCCGGTGCCGACAACGGCGAGGTGACGGCGGATGCCCGGGACGTGGCCGATCGGTTCCGCTACGACGCCGTCGCGACCGGCTCCATCGTCGTGTTCCAGGCCGTCTCGGACGTCATCTTCGAGTCGGCCGTCCAGTCGCTGGCTATCGCGCTCGCGGGGACGCTCGTCTTCCTCGTGTTCATCTACTACGTGCTGGAGGGGCGGCCGTCCTTGGGCGTCGCCAACATCGTCCCCGTCGTCGTCACGGTCGCCCTGCTGGCGGGGACGATGCGGTTGCTGTCGATCCCGTTCAACGCCATCACGGCGACGATGCTCGCCATCACGATCGGGCTGGGCGTCGACTACTCCGTCCACGTCACCCACCGGTTCGCCGACGAGACCCACGAGTACCCGCTGATGACGGCGCTGGACCGGACCGTCCGCGGGACCGGCGGCGCGCTGCTCGGCAGTATGCTCACGACCGCGTTCGGCATCGGCGTGCTGGCGCTGGCGGTGTTCCCGGCGATCGGCCAGTTCGGCATCCTGACGGCGATGTCCATCGTCTACGCCTTCCTCACGTCGCTGCTCGTCCTCCCGTCCGTACTGGTCGTCTGGGACCGCGTGGCGAACCGCCCGCTGTCGGTCCGTGGCCTGCTGGGGATGGACCAGCCCCGGCCCGGACGGCCCGCCGACACGGACGACTGA
- a CDS encoding COG1361 S-layer family protein, whose translation MRTRIPLTLTLVALLVAAGTAAAAVTGSPDIDATLADNTVTSGEETTLDVVLVNTGTVDSGSAQNPALNSEVTTARGLQVAVRDGGAPISVTTSERSIGSLAQGPTTTVSFDVSVDDDAEPGTYRIPVKLSYEYTSYISETTGSRDERSVQATEFVTVRVSDDATFDVTDVESDARVGSTGTVAVTVENTGEEAARDAAVTLESENDALRVGGGAASSRYVDAWDPGERRTFRYRVSASGDAEPEPYQFGLSVAFDDTDGARQQSVGSSVGIAPDPEQSFSVVETSSAVAVDNTGEYTVVLRNDGPVTVSDTTVTVGSQSPDITFGGSGSTTRYVGEWAAGETKTVVVDATASGDADQREYALSTTIQYEDPEGDAGVDDGLALGLRPQPEQEFSMGEVNATLQAGEDGRLAATFTNEGPRTVENLVVNWRSDHSNLSPQETQYAVGTLEPGESGTVSFGVDASESADAGPRQFDFVAVYRDDNGDRKESDPLEIRADVAASEDEFDVQSANTTVTAGGTSVVELTVTNAEDVPLTEISAKLFADSPISVSDDEAYVDRLEPGESTTLRFGISASGTAMAKAYPVSLDFQYTEPDGDTPVSDTYRVAVDVTERGGGGGGLPLIAVGAVALVSVFAIGGYLRFR comes from the coding sequence ATGAGAACACGCATTCCACTGACGCTGACGCTCGTCGCGCTCCTCGTCGCTGCCGGCACCGCGGCCGCCGCCGTCACCGGGAGCCCGGACATCGACGCCACGCTCGCCGACAACACGGTGACCTCCGGCGAGGAGACGACCCTCGACGTGGTGCTGGTCAACACCGGCACCGTCGACTCGGGGTCCGCGCAGAACCCCGCACTGAACAGCGAGGTCACGACCGCCCGCGGACTGCAGGTCGCCGTTCGGGACGGCGGTGCGCCGATCTCGGTCACGACCTCCGAGCGATCCATCGGGTCGCTCGCGCAGGGGCCGACGACGACGGTGAGCTTCGACGTCAGCGTCGACGACGACGCCGAGCCCGGGACGTACCGGATCCCGGTGAAGCTCAGCTACGAGTACACCAGCTACATCTCGGAGACGACCGGGAGCCGTGACGAGCGGAGCGTCCAGGCGACCGAGTTCGTCACCGTCCGGGTGTCCGACGACGCCACCTTCGACGTGACCGACGTCGAGTCCGACGCCCGGGTCGGTTCGACCGGCACCGTCGCCGTCACCGTCGAGAACACCGGCGAGGAGGCCGCTCGCGACGCCGCAGTCACGCTGGAGAGCGAGAACGACGCCCTCCGGGTCGGCGGCGGCGCGGCGAGTTCCCGGTACGTCGACGCCTGGGACCCGGGCGAACGGCGGACGTTCCGCTACCGCGTGAGCGCCTCCGGCGACGCCGAACCCGAACCGTACCAGTTCGGTCTGTCGGTGGCGTTCGACGACACGGACGGGGCGCGACAGCAGTCTGTCGGCAGTTCCGTCGGCATCGCGCCCGACCCCGAACAGTCGTTCTCCGTCGTCGAGACGTCGAGCGCGGTGGCCGTCGACAACACCGGCGAGTACACCGTGGTCCTCCGCAACGACGGGCCGGTGACGGTCAGCGACACCACCGTCACCGTCGGCTCACAGAGCCCCGACATCACGTTCGGCGGGTCCGGCTCGACGACCCGCTACGTCGGCGAGTGGGCGGCCGGCGAGACCAAGACCGTCGTCGTCGACGCCACCGCGAGCGGCGACGCCGACCAGCGGGAGTACGCGCTCTCGACGACGATCCAGTACGAGGACCCCGAGGGCGACGCCGGGGTCGACGACGGCCTCGCGCTCGGCCTCCGGCCCCAGCCCGAACAGGAGTTCTCGATGGGCGAGGTCAACGCCACGCTCCAGGCCGGCGAGGACGGCCGGCTGGCGGCGACGTTCACCAACGAGGGTCCCCGAACCGTCGAGAACCTCGTGGTGAACTGGCGCAGCGACCACAGCAACCTCTCGCCCCAGGAGACCCAGTACGCAGTCGGCACCCTCGAACCCGGCGAGTCCGGGACGGTCAGCTTCGGCGTCGACGCCAGCGAGAGCGCCGACGCCGGCCCGCGCCAGTTCGACTTCGTCGCGGTCTACCGGGACGACAACGGCGACCGCAAGGAGAGCGACCCGCTCGAGATCCGGGCCGACGTGGCGGCCAGCGAGGACGAGTTCGACGTGCAGTCGGCCAACACGACGGTGACGGCCGGCGGCACCTCCGTCGTCGAACTGACCGTCACCAACGCCGAGGACGTGCCGCTGACGGAGATCTCGGCGAAGCTGTTCGCCGACTCGCCCATCTCGGTCAGCGACGACGAAGCCTACGTCGATCGCCTCGAACCCGGGGAGTCGACGACGCTCAGGTTCGGCATCAGCGCCAGCGGCACGGCGATGGCGAAGGCCTACCCCGTCTCGCTGGACTTCCAGTACACCGAGCCCGACGGCGACACGCCGGTCTCTGACACGTACCGGGTCGCCGTCGACGTGACCGAGCGCGGCGGTGGCGGCGGGGGCCTCCCCCTGATCGCCGTCGGCGCGGTCGCGCTCGTGAGCGTGTTCGCAATCGGCGGCTACCTCAGGTTCCGGTAA
- a CDS encoding TetR/AcrR family transcriptional regulator: protein MTEEMPFTGEPADSHEAIMRATFYALQEHGYAGLSIQRIADEAELSKSTFYHHFDGKDDLLLSFVEHILDEFERVYRLESSGDPAADLRTFFGLILGDFPVTDEMPDQWEFLGAYVELRAQAVRNPEFRAKFTETDRRYADRVAAIIEEGIEQGVFRDVDPDRTAQYLLTTLDGITMQGVSRTDDPVGPMRECLEAYIADELLLD from the coding sequence ATGACCGAGGAGATGCCGTTCACCGGCGAGCCCGCCGACTCACACGAAGCCATCATGCGGGCGACGTTCTACGCGCTCCAGGAGCACGGCTACGCGGGCCTCTCTATCCAGCGGATCGCCGACGAGGCGGAGCTGAGCAAGTCGACGTTCTACCACCACTTCGACGGCAAGGACGACCTCCTGTTGTCGTTCGTCGAACACATACTCGACGAGTTCGAGCGGGTCTACCGGCTGGAGTCCAGCGGCGACCCGGCGGCGGATCTCAGGACGTTCTTCGGGCTCATACTCGGGGACTTCCCGGTCACCGACGAGATGCCCGACCAGTGGGAGTTCCTCGGAGCCTACGTCGAACTGCGCGCACAGGCCGTCAGGAACCCCGAGTTCCGCGCGAAGTTCACCGAGACGGACCGGCGGTACGCGGACCGGGTCGCGGCGATCATCGAGGAGGGGATCGAGCAGGGCGTCTTCCGCGACGTCGATCCCGACCGGACCGCACAGTACCTCCTGACCACGCTCGACGGGATCACGATGCAGGGCGTGAGCCGGACCGACGATCCCGTCGGACCGATGCGGGAGTGCCTCGAAGCCTACATCGCGGACGAACTCCTGCTCGACTGA
- a CDS encoding HalX domain-containing protein yields MLVVDDEPDVADTQALRLREHYETSVAYGGEAALDAAGPGVDAILLDRRMPDVHGDEVLERLREQGYDGVVVMLTAVDPDLNILEMSFDDYLRKPVDQATLLATLDQHLDTAGEDERLDEYFEITSKLAVLEAEKAETQLAESAEYGALKDRAAELEWELRAELDDFDEIVATHQEIERG; encoded by the coding sequence GTGCTCGTCGTCGACGACGAGCCGGACGTCGCCGACACGCAGGCGCTTCGGCTGCGGGAGCACTACGAGACGAGCGTCGCCTACGGGGGCGAGGCGGCGCTCGACGCCGCGGGGCCGGGCGTCGACGCGATCCTGCTCGACCGGCGGATGCCCGACGTCCACGGCGACGAGGTCCTCGAACGGCTCCGGGAGCAGGGGTACGACGGCGTCGTCGTGATGCTGACCGCCGTCGACCCGGACCTGAACATCCTCGAGATGTCGTTCGACGACTACCTCCGGAAGCCGGTCGACCAGGCGACGCTGCTCGCGACGCTCGACCAGCACCTCGACACCGCCGGCGAGGACGAGCGCCTCGACGAGTACTTCGAGATCACGTCGAAGCTCGCCGTCCTCGAGGCGGAGAAAGCCGAGACCCAGCTCGCCGAGAGCGCCGAGTACGGCGCGCTGAAAGACCGGGCGGCGGAACTGGAGTGGGAGCTCCGGGCGGAGCTGGACGACTTCGACGAGATCGTCGCCACTCACCAGGAGATCGAACGGGGATAG